A genomic window from Ischnura elegans chromosome 10, ioIscEleg1.1, whole genome shotgun sequence includes:
- the LOC124166365 gene encoding hemolymph lipopolysaccharide-binding protein-like, with translation MAHRTSTVLASWALLVLNVGLALGQLPCTPDQLSGPPFNNQTVEFSMVGRKNQTGHWNTQFSMSSASPKMHHDWKVDVKHYTAEYGGVYTFQIKGILTVPPPRQKDYEEFLGIGYYKFHYKTKATFMEASAICNKEGGHLAILDSEEEANVIKTIYTRNTSEGGGQSFIGFYDPTKKRAWTTIFGDPQMQLKWVPNRADNIQHTCGAITQDGLLIAALCEDKLSFFCEYDYSWTNV, from the exons ATGGCCCACCGCACGTCGACCGTCTTGGCCTCCTGGGCGCTGTTGGTCCTGAACGTCGGATTGGCATTGGGACAGCTACCCTGCACGCCTGATCAGCTTTCCGGCCCGCCGTTCAACAACCAAACCGTGGAGTTCTCCATGGTGGGGAGGAAGAATCAGACGGGACACTGGAACACTCAGTTCTCCATGAGCAGCGCCTCTCCCAAAATGCACCACGACTGGAAAGTGGACGTGAAGCACTACACCGCCGAGTACGGAGGGGTTTACACGTTTCAGATCAAAGGAATCCTAACCG TACCACCTCCCCGGCAGAAGGACTATGAGGAATTCTTGGGCATCGGTTACTACAAGTTCCACTATAAGACCAAGGCAACCTTCATGGAGGCGTCTGCGATCTGCAACAAGGAGGGAGGTCACCTGGCCATACTCGATTCTGAGGAGGAGGCCAACGTTATCAAGACCATTTACACAAGGAATACGAGCGAAGGAGGAGGACAATCCTTCATCGGTTTCTACGATCCCACCAAGAAGCGCGCATGGACAACGATATTCG GTGATCCGCAGATGCAACTGAAATGGGTGCCCAACAGAGCGGACAACATCCAACACACCTGTGGAGCCATCACCCAAGACGGGTTACTCATAGCGGCCCTTTGTGAAGATAAGCTTTCATTCTTCTGCGAATACGACTATTCCTGGACAAACGTCTAA